The sequence CTTCACTTAAGGCTATTTTTTTAAGGATATGGGTTCTTTCGGTATTCGGGTTGTTCAAATTCTTTTCATAAATGGAAATAGCTTTTTTGTATCTGTGGATGTTGTAATAATAATCTGCCCATTCTAAAGAATCCTGAAGTACAAGAGGAGCTAATTCATCTGCAAATTCGCCATCATTATTGTAGGTCTTTGCAATGCATGACATACATGATAGGAAAAACAGAAAAACAAGTAAACCTGACTTTCTCATTTTAAGTTAGTGAATTAGCTTACTTTGAAATTACTGATTTAACAAACTCGAAATGTTAAATAAATCTTAAAAAACGTAACTCCCGATAATAGTTTACCTTTTGGGTAATTTTTTTACTGCACAAAAGATGGTTAATAAGGTGCTGATTGATAGTTAGTTGTAAGAGACGAAAAAACCGGTGAGAACACCGGTTTAAACTAACTAACTCAAAAAAATGCTAACTCAGATAATTTGTTGCAAAATTCTAAAACAACCTTTTTACCAAGGTTAATTTAACTTTAGGATTTTGTTATAATTTTCTCTTTTTATTTGAGATAATAACGATTAAACTGCATCGTTATTGCATAATTAAGAAAAAATTATAATTAATCTTGCAAAGCAAAGACCTTTTTTAACAATTCTGTTGTTCTTGATGAAATTTTAGTCCTAATTTCCTTTTCTTCAATAGCAATCATTGTATAAACTCCATTCAAAGCTTGTTGGGTGGTATAATCTGTTAAATCTGGATTTACATCATTAGTTAATGGAAGTTTGTTGTATCTGGAGATAAGATTATTCCAAATTTGATCTGCACCAACTTTTGCAAACGAATTTTTAATCACCGGATTAAATTTATCATATAGCTTAGCTTTGGTAGATTGTTCCAAGTAAGATGTTGCAGCATTGTCATTCCCTACTAAGATTTGTTTGGCATCATTAAATGTTATACTCTTTACGGCATCAACAAAAATGGGGGTGGCTTCTTTAACTGCGTCTTCTGCAGCTCTGTTAAGTACACGGAGTCCTTCATCCGCTAAATTGCCCAAGCCTATATCTCTAAGTGTTTTATCAACTTTCT is a genomic window of Flagellimonas sp. CMM7 containing:
- a CDS encoding DUF4197 domain-containing protein, encoding MKRILLCLMVFQLVGCAELQQVVNQLPQGTTGIGNAEIAQGLRDALNLGIEKQVNKLTLKDGFFRNELVKILLPEELKKVDKTLRDIGLGNLADEGLRVLNRAAEDAVKEATPIFVDAVKSITFNDAKQILVGNDNAATSYLEQSTKAKLYDKFNPVIKNSFAKVGADQIWNNLISRYNKLPLTNDVNPDLTDYTTQQALNGVYTMIAIEEKEIRTKISSRTTELLKKVFALQD